Proteins co-encoded in one Fusarium fujikuroi IMI 58289 draft genome, chromosome FFUJ_chr06 genomic window:
- a CDS encoding probable ubiquitin-conjugating enzyme, producing MASKGATKRLTREYKTISENPPPYIVAHPSESNILEWHYIITGPEDTPYHGGQYWGTLMFPPNYPFAPPAIRMHTPSGRFQPSSRLCLSISDFHPKSFNPAWEVSTILIGLLSFMTSEEMTTGSVSSTAAERRSLAARSRWWNSTGNGTHSKTFAVQRGNIKAGDGGAKFRTEWPEVDAENWEWMTKNKVDPVSGTRLDSDNSGSCRPQLGISGTSGHQTQAVVDVVNQQRDASTGWIYRNKLLVAGAAFFFYVLVARLVSGEE from the exons ATGGCTAGCAAAGGCGCCACCAAGCGT TTGACACGCGAATACAAAACCATCTCAGAGAACCCTCCTCCTTACATCGTCGCTCATCCATCCGAGTCCAACATCCTGGA ATGGCACTACATCATTACCGGTCCTGAGGACACTCCTTATCATGGCGGCCAGTATTGGGGAACTCTCATGTTTCCCCCGAACTATCCTTTTGCTCCTCCCGCCATTCGCATGCACACGCCATCCGGCCGATTCCAGCCTTCGTCGCGACTATGTCTGTCTATCTCCGACTTCCACCCCAAGTCATTCAACCCCGCATGGGAAGTCTCAACTATCCTAATTGGCCTTCTATCATTCATGACAAGTGAAGAGATGACAACCGGTTCCGTTTCCAGCACCGCCGCCGAACGACGCTCCCTCGCCGCTCGATCACGCTGGTGGAACTCGACTGGTAATGGCACACACAGCAAGACGTTTGCTGTCCAGAGGGGTaacatcaaggctggtgatggTGGCGCCAAGTTTCGAACAGAGTGGCCAGAGGTGGATGCTGAGAATTGGGAGTGGatgaccaagaacaaggttgACCCTGTCAGTGGCACACGATTAGATTCTGATAACAGCGGATCCTGTCGACCTCAGCTTGGTATTTCAGGGACTAGCGGTCATCAAACACAAGCCGTTGTTGATGTGGTAAACCAACAAAGAGACGCCAGCACAGGATGGATCTATCGCAACAAACTTCTTGTCGCTGGTGCggctttcttcttctacgTCCTTGTCGCTAGACTTGTTAGCGGAGAAGAATGA